In the Lysinibacillus sp. PLM2 genome, one interval contains:
- a CDS encoding microcystin dependent MdpB family protein produces the protein MAEPFIGEIRPFAGNFAPKGWALCNGQLLPISQNVALYSILGTMYGGDGKTTFALPNLQGRAVLQQGEGPGLTGRVQGQSGGLATETLITSQMPVHSHVPNCQSTLTPGQNNPSNAIWSDVDTSSRGKDIYSDTQPNTLMSTTAILPTGGSQPHNNMQPYLGLNFIIALQGIFPARD, from the coding sequence ATGGCAGAACCATTTATAGGGGAGATTCGACCTTTTGCAGGCAACTTTGCACCAAAAGGTTGGGCACTATGTAACGGACAGTTATTACCGATTAGTCAGAATGTCGCCTTATATTCTATATTAGGGACAATGTATGGTGGAGATGGTAAAACAACCTTTGCTTTGCCAAATTTGCAAGGCAGGGCTGTCCTTCAGCAAGGGGAGGGTCCGGGGTTAACAGGAAGAGTTCAAGGTCAAAGTGGAGGATTAGCAACTGAAACCCTAATAACATCTCAAATGCCTGTGCATTCTCATGTGCCGAATTGTCAATCAACACTAACACCTGGCCAGAATAATCCTAGTAACGCAATCTGGTCAGATGTAGATACATCCTCTCGTGGTAAAGATATTTATTCAGATACACAGCCCAATACCTTAATGAGTACAACTGCGATTCTACCGACAGGAGGAAGTCAGCCGCATAATAATATGCAACCATATTTAGGGTTAAATTTTATTATAGCGTTACAAGGTATTTTTCCAGCACGAGATTAG
- the atoB gene encoding acetyl-CoA acetyltransferase, translating into MNKTVILDGARTAFGKFGGALSALSASDLGGIAIKGALEKAKVKPEEVNEVIMGTVLQGGQGQIPSRQAASKAGIPYYVKTETINKVCASGMRSVTLADQLIRLGEEETIVAGGMESMSNAPYYLPKGRWGLRMGDATLIDGMVYDGLSCAFHPNNVHMGIYGNNTASEFQLTREQQDSWALRSHTLALQAMESGKFAQEIVPVELKGLKGDITLVQTDEAPRKDSSLEALSKLRPAFDKKGTVTAGNAPGVNDGACAMVLMSKEKAEREGRTPLATILAHAEVGVEPKDFPQTPGLVINEILKKTGKSIEEIDLIEINEAFAAVALVSNQIAGIDPEKVNVNGGAVALGHPIGASGARIILTLAYELKRRGGGVGIAAICSGGGQGDAIMIEVPKQ; encoded by the coding sequence ATGAACAAAACAGTTATTTTAGATGGGGCAAGAACTGCTTTTGGGAAATTTGGTGGTGCATTATCAGCACTATCAGCAAGTGACTTGGGTGGTATTGCCATCAAAGGCGCATTAGAAAAAGCAAAGGTAAAACCTGAGGAAGTAAATGAAGTAATTATGGGTACCGTCTTACAAGGGGGACAGGGACAGATTCCTTCACGTCAAGCAGCTTCAAAAGCGGGTATTCCATATTACGTGAAAACAGAAACAATCAATAAAGTGTGCGCATCTGGTATGCGAAGTGTTACGTTAGCAGATCAATTAATTCGTTTAGGGGAAGAAGAAACTATCGTTGCAGGTGGCATGGAATCGATGTCAAATGCCCCTTACTATTTACCAAAAGGACGTTGGGGTCTTCGAATGGGTGACGCAACATTAATCGATGGTATGGTGTATGACGGGTTATCCTGTGCGTTCCATCCAAACAATGTTCATATGGGGATTTATGGAAATAACACAGCAAGCGAATTCCAACTAACAAGAGAGCAACAAGATAGCTGGGCGTTGCGGAGTCACACATTAGCACTACAAGCGATGGAATCTGGTAAATTTGCACAAGAAATAGTGCCTGTTGAATTGAAAGGCCTTAAAGGTGATATCACACTAGTTCAAACAGATGAAGCTCCTAGAAAAGACTCTTCTTTGGAAGCGTTATCAAAACTTAGACCAGCCTTCGATAAAAAAGGGACGGTTACAGCAGGAAATGCCCCTGGTGTAAATGATGGGGCCTGCGCAATGGTTCTAATGAGTAAAGAAAAAGCTGAAAGAGAAGGGCGTACACCACTTGCTACAATATTAGCTCACGCAGAAGTGGGTGTGGAACCTAAGGACTTCCCACAAACACCAGGGCTAGTCATTAATGAAATATTAAAGAAAACGGGTAAATCTATTGAAGAAATCGATCTAATTGAAATTAACGAAGCATTTGCAGCAGTTGCATTAGTAAGTAATCAAATCGCCGGGATAGACCCTGAAAAAGTAAATGTCAACGGTGGTGCAGTTGCGTTAGGTCATCCAATAGGCGCATCAGGTGCAAGAATTATTTTAACGCTAGCTTATGAACTAAAACGTCGAGGTGGTGGCGTTGGTATCGCTGCTATTTGTTCGGGTGGCGGTCAAGGGGACGCTATTATGATTGAAGTACCTAAACAATAA
- a CDS encoding acyl-CoA dehydrogenase: MNFQLSEEHEQLREMIRDFALNEVAPTAAERDESETFDRKIWDKMAELGLTGIPWPEEYGGAGFDYLAYCIAVEELSRVCASTGVTLSAHTSLAGWPVYKFGTEEQKQTYLRPMAEGKKIGAYCLTEPGSGSDAGGMTTNARLEGDEYVLNGSKIFITNGGEAEIYIVFAVTDPSSKHKGTSAFIVESSFPGFKVGKKEKKMGIRSSPTTEIIFDNCRVPKENLLGEEGEGFIIAMKTLDGGRNGIAAQAVGIAQGALDAAVDYAKERVQFGKPIVANQGVSFKLADMATAVEASRLLTYQAAWLESNNLPYGKASAMAKLMAGDTAMSVTTEAVQIFGGYGYTKEYPVERYMRDAKITQIYEGTQEIQRLVISRMITK, translated from the coding sequence ATGAATTTTCAATTATCAGAAGAACATGAACAATTACGAGAAATGATTAGAGACTTTGCATTAAATGAAGTAGCACCAACTGCTGCAGAAAGAGATGAAAGCGAAACATTCGATCGCAAAATTTGGGATAAAATGGCTGAACTCGGCTTAACAGGAATTCCATGGCCAGAAGAATATGGGGGAGCAGGGTTCGACTATTTAGCTTATTGTATAGCAGTTGAAGAACTTTCCCGAGTTTGTGCTTCGACAGGGGTAACGTTATCAGCACACACTTCACTAGCTGGTTGGCCAGTTTATAAATTCGGCACAGAAGAACAAAAACAAACATACTTACGCCCAATGGCAGAAGGAAAAAAAATCGGTGCTTATTGTTTAACAGAACCAGGCTCAGGCAGTGATGCAGGTGGGATGACAACAAATGCCAGACTTGAGGGTGATGAATATGTATTAAACGGATCAAAAATTTTCATTACCAATGGCGGAGAGGCAGAAATTTATATCGTATTTGCAGTTACCGATCCGTCCTCAAAACATAAAGGAACAAGTGCGTTTATTGTAGAATCGAGCTTCCCAGGATTTAAAGTTGGGAAAAAAGAGAAAAAAATGGGCATTCGTTCATCACCGACTACAGAAATTATTTTCGATAATTGCCGAGTTCCAAAAGAAAACCTACTTGGAGAAGAAGGAGAAGGCTTCATCATCGCGATGAAAACGCTAGATGGAGGACGAAATGGTATCGCAGCACAAGCTGTAGGTATTGCACAAGGAGCTTTAGATGCAGCTGTAGACTATGCAAAAGAACGTGTTCAATTTGGCAAGCCAATCGTCGCAAACCAAGGTGTGTCATTTAAATTGGCAGATATGGCGACAGCAGTTGAAGCTTCTAGACTTCTTACGTATCAAGCTGCGTGGTTAGAGTCAAATAATTTACCATATGGGAAGGCGTCTGCAATGGCGAAATTAATGGCAGGCGATACAGCGATGTCGGTTACAACAGAGGCAGTACAAATTTTTGGGGGCTATGGCTATACAAAAGAATATCCAGTCGAGCGCTATATGCGTGATGCCAAAATTACACAAATTTACGAGGGTACACAAGAGATTCAACGTCTTGTCATCTCCCGTATGATAACAAAATAA
- a CDS encoding tail Collar domain-containing protein — translation MAEPFIGEIRCFSFGRIPSGWAPCNGQLLPINQNQALYAILGTTYGGNGFTTFALPDLRGRVPVHVGNGVSLGQKAGEEAHTLTVNEIPAHTHPISASSNEANKRTANGHVWGKPTINVYATQSNSVMSAQALTTAGGSNPHPNMQPYNVANYCIALIGIFPTRN, via the coding sequence ATGGCTGAACCATTTATTGGAGAAATAAGATGTTTTAGTTTTGGGAGAATACCATCTGGTTGGGCTCCTTGTAATGGACAATTATTACCTATTAACCAAAACCAAGCCTTATACGCTATTCTAGGCACGACCTATGGAGGTAATGGTTTCACTACCTTTGCATTACCTGATTTAAGAGGAAGAGTTCCTGTTCATGTAGGTAATGGAGTATCGCTTGGTCAAAAAGCTGGTGAAGAAGCACATACGTTAACAGTAAATGAAATTCCAGCACATACACATCCTATATCTGCAAGTTCTAACGAAGCAAATAAAAGAACTGCCAATGGACATGTATGGGGAAAACCTACAATAAATGTTTACGCAACTCAATCCAACTCTGTAATGAGTGCGCAAGCTTTAACAACAGCCGGAGGTTCAAATCCACATCCAAATATGCAGCCTTATAATGTTGCGAATTACTGTATAGCACTTATTGGTATATTTCCTACACGGAATTAA
- a CDS encoding acyl-CoA dehydrogenase, whose amino-acid sequence MDLQMTKEQIMVRDMIRDFAQSEITPFIENMEQGEFPRPILKKMGNLGLMGMTTPEDLDGAGMDFTSYILAINELSKVSAVVAVILSVHTSVGTNPILYFGSKEQKKKYVPKLASGEYLGAFCLTEPDAGSDAASLKTRAVKDGDHYILNGSKVFITNGGEADVYIVFASTNPEKGPRGISAFIVEKDTPGLIIGKNEVKMGLHGSKTVQLTFENMKIPTKQLLGEENHGFKIAMANLEVGRIGIAAQALGIAEAAFEAAVDYAKGRNQFGKPIAAQQAVGFKLADMATQIEAARLLVYKAADLKTRGQSCAKEASMAKLFASRAAVKVTTEAVQVFGGYGYIKDYPVERYFRDAKITEIYEGTSEIQKIVISKNLYK is encoded by the coding sequence ATGGATTTGCAAATGACAAAAGAGCAAATCATGGTTCGAGATATGATCCGGGATTTTGCGCAATCGGAAATTACCCCATTTATTGAAAACATGGAACAAGGTGAGTTTCCGAGACCTATCCTAAAGAAAATGGGGAATCTTGGGCTAATGGGGATGACAACACCTGAAGACTTAGATGGAGCAGGAATGGATTTCACTTCCTATATCTTAGCGATTAATGAGCTTTCAAAAGTAAGTGCAGTCGTAGCTGTTATTTTGTCCGTTCATACATCTGTAGGGACAAATCCGATTCTCTATTTTGGTAGCAAAGAGCAAAAGAAAAAATATGTACCGAAATTAGCAAGCGGTGAATATTTAGGTGCCTTCTGTTTAACAGAACCAGATGCCGGATCAGATGCAGCATCGCTTAAAACCCGTGCTGTAAAAGACGGCGACCATTATATTCTCAATGGTTCAAAGGTGTTTATTACAAATGGTGGGGAAGCGGATGTTTACATTGTATTTGCTTCTACGAACCCGGAAAAAGGGCCCCGTGGGATATCTGCATTCATCGTTGAAAAAGATACACCTGGCCTGATTATCGGAAAGAATGAAGTGAAGATGGGGCTTCACGGCTCAAAAACAGTACAACTTACATTTGAAAATATGAAAATCCCAACTAAACAGTTATTAGGTGAGGAAAATCATGGCTTCAAAATTGCTATGGCGAATTTAGAGGTTGGACGTATTGGAATTGCTGCACAGGCTCTTGGGATTGCAGAAGCTGCTTTTGAAGCAGCTGTTGACTATGCAAAAGGGCGAAATCAGTTTGGGAAGCCTATCGCCGCTCAACAAGCAGTAGGCTTCAAACTGGCAGATATGGCAACTCAAATAGAGGCTGCTCGATTACTTGTCTATAAAGCTGCTGATTTAAAAACGAGAGGTCAATCCTGTGCGAAAGAGGCATCTATGGCGAAATTATTTGCTTCAAGAGCTGCCGTTAAAGTAACGACAGAGGCTGTCCAAGTGTTTGGTGGGTATGGATATATAAAGGATTATCCGGTAGAGCGATATTTCCGTGATGCAAAAATTACTGAAATCTATGAAGGTACAAGTGAAATCCAAAAGATTGTCATTAGTAAAAATTTATATAAATAA
- the hbd gene encoding 3-hydroxybutyryl-CoA dehydrogenase, giving the protein MAIQKVMVIGAGQMGSGIAQVCAQAGYEVILNDIKQEFLDRGLNNITKNLSRDVEKGRKTEDEKSSILSRITQSLETKDAFDVDIVIEAATENMDIKQSIFKEIDAIAPMHAILATNTSSLPITEIAAVTERPEQVIGMHFMNPVPVMKLVEIIRGLATSDEVYKAVEEMTTSLGKTPVEVNDFPGFISNRILLPMINEAIYALYEGVATKEAIDDVMKLGMNHPMGPLTLADFIGLDTCLYIMEILHEGLGDSKYRPCPLLRKYVAAGWLGRKSGRGFYVYDI; this is encoded by the coding sequence ATGGCAATTCAAAAAGTAATGGTAATCGGTGCTGGACAAATGGGATCAGGCATTGCGCAAGTATGTGCTCAAGCAGGATATGAGGTCATTTTAAATGATATTAAACAAGAATTCCTAGATCGTGGTCTAAATAACATTACCAAAAATTTAAGTCGTGATGTAGAGAAGGGTCGTAAAACGGAAGATGAGAAATCGTCAATTTTAAGTCGCATTACCCAATCTCTTGAAACAAAAGATGCCTTTGATGTGGATATTGTCATTGAAGCGGCAACAGAGAATATGGATATTAAACAATCCATCTTTAAAGAAATTGACGCCATTGCACCAATGCATGCAATACTTGCTACTAATACATCTTCGTTACCAATTACTGAAATTGCGGCAGTAACAGAAAGACCTGAGCAAGTAATTGGAATGCATTTTATGAACCCTGTCCCAGTCATGAAGCTAGTAGAAATTATTCGAGGTCTTGCAACAAGTGATGAAGTATATAAAGCCGTTGAAGAGATGACAACTTCTTTAGGAAAAACACCTGTAGAAGTAAATGATTTCCCCGGATTTATTTCGAATCGAATTTTATTGCCAATGATTAATGAGGCGATTTATGCATTGTATGAAGGGGTAGCAACAAAAGAAGCTATCGATGATGTGATGAAGCTTGGAATGAATCATCCAATGGGACCATTAACGTTAGCTGATTTCATTGGATTAGATACTTGCTTATACATTATGGAAATTCTACACGAAGGATTAGGAGATAGTAAATATCGTCCATGTCCGTTGCTTCGTAAGTATGTGGCAGCGGGGTGGTTAGGTCGAAAATCAGGTCGAGGCTTCTACGTCTATGACATCTAG
- the fadF gene encoding hypothetical protein — protein MSPLLIVNWVFFILVVFYALGLFIYLLKTRYEYVKLGKKEEFKNSVKERLEKIWVNVFGQKKLLKDPKSGLIHVFFFYGFILVQLGAIDFIWKGLAPGSHLPLGPLYEVFTLFEEFVAAIILFAVCWAFYRRYIEKLVRLKRGWKSGLVLIFIGGLMVSTLVGNAMSMIWHGHGFTGSEPIASSIAAVFGFLPPTAAAVVFYAMWWVHLLILLTFLVYVPQSKHFHLIAGPVNVYFHRLDRAGTLRPINFEAMEELEDEEEMPSFGVGKIQDFTQKQLIDLYACVECGRCTNMCPATGTGKMLSPMDLIVKLRDHLTNTGAVVTKKKPWVPASFFRNTNGNQLAMAAGAEGAVIEDIYSPSLIGDVITEEEIWACTTCRNCEDQCPVMNEHVDKIIDLRRYLTMTEGKVNSDAQRAMNNIERQGNPWGLNRKEKENWRDLDPTVTIPTVKEANKSGEGFEYLFWVGSMGAFDSRSQKIALSFARLLNEAGVKFAILGNKEKNSGDTPRRLGNEFLFQELATANIDEFEKNDVKKIVTIDPHAYNIFKNEYKDFGWEGEVYHHTELLYDLVEQGKLTLNHRVEETIVFHDSCYLGRYNDVYDPPREILKAIPGVKLVEMERNRETAMCCGAGGGLMWMEEHVGNRINVARTEQALATNASVISSGCPYCLTMLSDGTKAKEVEDKVGTYDVVELLERSVFGEQLNKLEEVVM, from the coding sequence ATGAGTCCATTGTTAATTGTAAATTGGGTTTTCTTCATTTTAGTAGTATTTTATGCTTTAGGATTATTTATCTATTTATTAAAGACAAGATATGAGTATGTAAAGCTAGGAAAAAAAGAAGAATTCAAAAACAGTGTCAAAGAGCGACTTGAAAAAATTTGGGTTAATGTTTTTGGACAAAAGAAATTATTAAAAGATCCTAAAAGTGGTCTTATTCATGTATTTTTCTTCTATGGTTTTATATTAGTACAATTGGGTGCAATCGATTTCATTTGGAAAGGACTAGCACCTGGCTCTCATTTACCGCTTGGACCACTCTATGAAGTTTTTACTTTATTTGAAGAGTTCGTTGCGGCAATAATTCTGTTTGCTGTTTGTTGGGCATTTTATCGACGTTATATCGAAAAGCTTGTTCGTTTAAAACGCGGATGGAAAAGTGGACTAGTTTTAATTTTTATTGGCGGGTTAATGGTATCGACATTAGTTGGTAACGCAATGAGCATGATTTGGCACGGGCATGGCTTTACAGGAAGTGAGCCAATTGCTTCGAGTATAGCTGCAGTATTTGGATTTTTACCCCCTACAGCAGCTGCGGTAGTCTTTTATGCTATGTGGTGGGTTCATTTACTCATTTTATTAACATTCTTAGTATATGTTCCACAGTCAAAGCACTTCCATTTAATCGCAGGACCAGTCAATGTTTATTTCCATCGACTCGATCGTGCTGGTACACTTCGTCCAATAAACTTTGAAGCAATGGAGGAATTGGAAGATGAGGAGGAAATGCCCTCCTTTGGTGTTGGTAAAATACAGGATTTCACTCAAAAGCAATTAATTGATTTATATGCTTGTGTTGAATGTGGACGTTGTACAAACATGTGTCCTGCTACAGGAACAGGAAAAATGCTTTCACCAATGGATTTGATCGTCAAATTACGAGACCACCTTACGAATACTGGGGCAGTGGTTACAAAGAAAAAACCTTGGGTACCTGCATCATTCTTTAGAAATACAAATGGCAATCAACTTGCAATGGCAGCGGGAGCAGAAGGTGCGGTGATTGAGGATATTTACAGTCCATCTTTAATCGGAGATGTTATTACAGAAGAAGAGATTTGGGCATGTACAACTTGCCGTAACTGTGAAGATCAATGCCCTGTCATGAATGAACATGTTGATAAAATTATTGACCTTCGCCGTTACTTAACAATGACAGAAGGAAAAGTAAACTCTGACGCACAACGCGCTATGAACAATATTGAGCGTCAAGGAAATCCTTGGGGTCTTAACCGTAAAGAAAAAGAAAACTGGCGTGATCTTGATCCAACAGTTACTATTCCGACAGTGAAAGAGGCAAATAAATCTGGGGAAGGCTTTGAGTATTTATTCTGGGTTGGCTCAATGGGTGCATTTGATAGTCGTTCACAAAAAATTGCATTATCCTTTGCTCGATTATTGAATGAAGCAGGAGTGAAGTTTGCAATTTTAGGTAATAAGGAAAAGAACTCTGGAGATACGCCAAGACGTTTAGGAAATGAATTCTTATTCCAGGAACTCGCTACCGCAAATATTGATGAGTTTGAGAAAAACGATGTGAAGAAAATCGTCACAATCGATCCGCATGCATACAATATATTTAAAAATGAATACAAAGATTTTGGTTGGGAAGGCGAGGTTTACCATCATACAGAATTATTGTATGACTTAGTAGAGCAAGGGAAATTAACGTTAAACCATCGTGTGGAAGAAACAATCGTTTTCCATGATTCTTGTTACTTAGGTCGTTACAACGACGTTTATGATCCACCGCGTGAAATTTTAAAAGCCATTCCAGGTGTGAAATTAGTAGAAATGGAACGAAACCGTGAAACCGCAATGTGCTGTGGCGCAGGTGGGGGATTAATGTGGATGGAAGAGCATGTTGGTAATCGAATTAACGTAGCTCGTACGGAACAAGCATTAGCAACAAACGCTTCGGTCATTTCTTCAGGCTGTCCATACTGCTTAACAATGCTTTCTGACGGTACAAAGGCAAAAGAAGTAGAAGACAAAGTAGGCACATATGATGTTGTAGAATTACTCGAACGCTCCGTCTTTGGAGAGCAATTAAATAAGCTGGAAGAAGTTGTGATGTAA